From Candidatus Rokuibacteriota bacterium, a single genomic window includes:
- a CDS encoding aminotransferase class III-fold pyridoxal phosphate-dependent enzyme, giving the protein MAPQKPTTSRSPEETALLRTAQRRFPGGVLGGYYAPDDLQFIVKEARGAHLYDFSGREYLDYLLGSGPMVLGHAHPAVIEAVEAQLRRGTTYFQLSEPAVALAEEICRAMPCAEQVRYTSSGSEATFFALRVARAFRKRDKILKFEGGFHGTHDYSLMSVGPKAPKAFPAPTPDSAGIPHAIGDEVLIAPFNDLAETEAIIAAHHESLAAVIMEPFQRLIIPDRGFLAGVREVTRRYDLPLIFDEIVTGFRFAYGGAQEYYGVVPDLAAVGKIIGGGFPLAAVVGREEIMRHLAPAMETTGEFVQQAGTLNGNPVAAAAGLATLAELRKPGAYERLFATGNRVKTALVEAARRAGFQAQVAGEAPVFEIYFTDRPITDYRATLTADRALHAAFTRALLERGVVKAAQKIYVSLAHSEEDIQRTVQAFTAAFEAVAEQRP; this is encoded by the coding sequence ATGGCGCCACAGAAACCTACGACGTCCCGGAGTCCCGAGGAAACCGCGCTGCTGCGAACGGCCCAGCGTCGCTTCCCGGGCGGTGTGCTCGGCGGCTACTACGCCCCCGACGATCTCCAGTTCATCGTCAAGGAAGCCCGCGGCGCCCACCTCTACGACTTCTCCGGGCGCGAGTACCTCGACTACCTCCTGGGCTCGGGCCCCATGGTGCTGGGCCACGCCCACCCGGCGGTGATCGAGGCCGTCGAGGCGCAGCTCAGGCGGGGCACGACGTACTTCCAGCTCTCCGAGCCCGCCGTGGCCCTGGCCGAGGAGATCTGCCGGGCCATGCCCTGCGCCGAGCAGGTGCGCTATACCTCCTCGGGCAGCGAGGCGACGTTCTTCGCGTTGCGCGTGGCGCGGGCCTTCCGCAAGCGCGACAAGATCCTGAAGTTCGAGGGCGGCTTCCACGGCACCCACGACTACTCCCTGATGAGCGTGGGGCCGAAGGCGCCCAAGGCCTTCCCCGCGCCCACGCCCGACTCGGCCGGCATCCCGCACGCCATCGGCGACGAGGTGCTGATCGCGCCCTTCAACGACCTGGCGGAGACCGAGGCCATCATCGCCGCGCACCACGAGAGCCTGGCGGCCGTGATCATGGAGCCCTTCCAGCGGCTGATCATCCCGGACAGGGGCTTCCTGGCGGGCGTGCGCGAGGTCACGCGCCGCTACGATCTGCCGCTCATCTTCGACGAGATCGTGACAGGCTTCCGCTTCGCTTACGGCGGCGCCCAGGAGTACTACGGCGTCGTGCCGGATCTCGCGGCGGTGGGCAAGATCATCGGCGGCGGCTTCCCGCTGGCGGCCGTGGTCGGTCGCGAGGAGATCATGCGCCACCTGGCGCCCGCCATGGAGACCACGGGCGAGTTTGTCCAGCAGGCGGGCACGCTCAACGGCAACCCGGTTGCGGCGGCCGCGGGGCTGGCCACGCTCGCCGAGCTCCGCAAGCCGGGCGCCTACGAGCGTCTCTTCGCAACCGGCAACCGCGTCAAGACGGCGCTCGTGGAGGCCGCAAGGCGCGCGGGCTTCCAGGCGCAGGTCGCGGGCGAGGCGCCGGTCTTCGAGATCTACTTCACCGACCGCCCCATCACCGACTACCGGGCCACGCTGACGGCCGATCGGGCGCTCCACGCGGCGTTCACCCGCGCGCTCCTCGAGCGGGGGGTGGTCAAGGCAGCGCAGAAGATCTACGTCTCCCTCGCTCACAGTGAAGAAGACATCCAGCGGACCGTCCAAGCATTCACCGCGGCTTTCGAGGCCGTG